The following coding sequences lie in one Amycolatopsis cihanbeyliensis genomic window:
- a CDS encoding DUF397 domain-containing protein, whose translation MMSTPIPAGTTWRTSTRSQGNGACVEVAASSRLVAVRDTKNRNGGHLTLTRSAFDAFLDTMRERAQHLS comes from the coding sequence ATGATGTCGACACCGATTCCCGCAGGGACGACCTGGCGAACAAGCACGCGATCGCAGGGCAATGGCGCGTGTGTCGAGGTGGCCGCGTCCAGCCGTCTGGTCGCGGTGCGGGACACCAAGAACCGCAATGGTGGGCACCTCACGCTCACACGCTCAGCCTTCGACGCATTCCTCGACACGATGAGGGAACGCGCTCAGCACCTCAGCTGA
- a CDS encoding helix-turn-helix domain-containing protein: MTTPTKATAERVRFTGPERTELAEELKRQYEQGDSIRALADSCGRSYGFVHRLLTEARTTLRSRGGSRPGND; the protein is encoded by the coding sequence ATGACCACACCAACCAAGGCTACTGCGGAGCGAGTCCGGTTCACTGGTCCAGAAAGGACGGAACTCGCCGAGGAACTGAAACGGCAATACGAGCAGGGCGACAGCATTCGCGCTCTCGCGGACTCCTGCGGCCGCTCCTACGGCTTCGTCCATCGCCTTCTCACCGAAGCCAGAACCACCCTTCGCTCCCGGGGCGGCAGCCGTCCAGGAAACGACTAG
- a CDS encoding IclR family transcriptional regulator codes for MQSVDRAVTVLELLARNGEAGITEIAGELGVHKSTASRLVSVLEARGLVEQFGERGKYAIGFGIVRLAGAATERMDLSRMGRPFCESLAAELGETVNIAIRDYDVALNISQTRGTASVTTHNWVGQRTPLHATSSGKVLLAHAPRDDQDALLSGDLEQYTTRTITDPAELRSSFGLIVRDAYATSYEELELGLHAAAVAVHDQNGDVVAALSASGPAYRFTRKRVREAVGSMTSAARELSAQLGYWES; via the coding sequence GTGCAATCCGTGGATCGGGCGGTGACCGTCCTCGAGCTGCTCGCCCGCAACGGCGAGGCCGGCATCACGGAAATCGCTGGTGAGCTAGGGGTGCACAAGTCGACCGCTTCGCGGCTGGTCAGCGTGCTGGAGGCGCGCGGTCTGGTCGAACAGTTCGGCGAGCGCGGCAAATACGCGATCGGGTTCGGCATTGTCCGCCTCGCCGGCGCGGCCACCGAGCGAATGGATCTGTCGCGCATGGGCAGACCGTTCTGTGAATCTCTGGCAGCCGAATTGGGCGAGACGGTGAACATCGCGATCCGTGACTACGACGTGGCGCTCAACATCAGCCAGACGCGGGGTACCGCCTCGGTGACCACACACAACTGGGTGGGCCAGCGCACGCCCCTGCACGCGACCTCCAGCGGCAAGGTCCTGCTGGCGCACGCCCCTCGAGACGACCAGGACGCCCTGCTCTCCGGTGACCTCGAGCAGTACACCACCCGTACGATCACCGACCCGGCCGAGCTCCGTTCCTCCTTCGGGCTGATCGTGCGGGACGCCTACGCCACCAGCTATGAGGAACTCGAGCTCGGATTGCACGCGGCCGCGGTGGCGGTGCACGACCAGAACGGCGACGTGGTCGCGGCGTTGAGCGCGTCCGGACCCGCGTACCGGTTCACCCGCAAGCGGGTACGGGAGGCCGTCGGCTCGATGACCTCGGCCGCCCGCGAGCTGTCCGCCCAACTGGGCTACTGGGAGAGCTGA
- a CDS encoding GntR family transcriptional regulator produces the protein MRAPVNTATFGSGTSLAEQAYLAIRDRLVMLEIPPGSPINEERLSGELEVGRTPVREALKRLAKERLVVAFPRRGTFATDVNISDLAYISEVRRTLEPMATAAAAERATEADRDTLAKLRDRLARAEEMENTTELLKMDLAAHRAIYRCVHNPFLEDTLLTYDNLATRIWGVFLPRLSGVAGHVGEHVPLLTKIIDGDAGAAADLALRHVTGFENAIRALI, from the coding sequence GTGAGAGCACCGGTCAACACGGCGACCTTCGGGTCCGGAACCTCGTTGGCGGAGCAGGCCTACCTCGCCATTCGCGACCGCCTGGTGATGCTGGAGATCCCGCCGGGAAGCCCGATCAACGAGGAGCGGCTGAGCGGCGAGCTGGAGGTCGGGCGAACCCCCGTTCGGGAGGCACTGAAGCGGTTGGCGAAGGAACGGCTCGTGGTCGCCTTCCCCCGGCGCGGCACCTTCGCCACCGATGTCAACATCTCCGACCTCGCCTATATCTCCGAGGTGCGCCGTACCCTCGAGCCGATGGCCACCGCCGCGGCCGCCGAGCGGGCCACCGAGGCCGACCGGGACACGCTCGCGAAGCTACGCGACCGGCTGGCGCGGGCGGAGGAGATGGAGAACACCACCGAACTGCTCAAGATGGACCTCGCCGCGCATCGCGCCATCTACCGCTGCGTGCACAATCCCTTCCTCGAGGACACCCTGCTCACCTACGACAACCTGGCCACCCGGATCTGGGGCGTCTTCCTGCCCCGGTTGTCCGGGGTCGCCGGCCACGTCGGCGAGCACGTCCCGCTGCTGACGAAGATCATCGACGGCGACGCCGGGGCCGCCGCCGACCTGGCCCTGCGGCACGTCACCGGATTCGAGAACGCCATCCGCGCCCTGATCTGA
- a CDS encoding DUF5753 domain-containing protein: MENGQSAEPLRVKHALEAYGAPADVVAEMVEIAKDGRKRGAMRRRYDDVLPKRLAEYYELEDEADTISLLEGEFVPGLVQIKEYARALIASYSPHVRPEDVDRLLDIRMTRQQRVTAGDPLKLRILLGEAALHTQVGGPRVLREQLEHLLDLTSNYETIETRVLPWVVGARPALGRNFTILEFPDPDDPAVIFAESVSYFVLEDEDDEVAAFQTAYNQLWELASDGTSSARLIEQVASVLT, from the coding sequence ATGGAGAACGGCCAGAGTGCCGAACCACTCCGCGTCAAGCACGCGCTGGAGGCATACGGCGCTCCGGCGGACGTTGTCGCCGAGATGGTCGAGATCGCCAAGGATGGCCGTAAGCGCGGCGCCATGCGCAGGCGGTACGACGATGTGCTGCCCAAGCGGCTGGCCGAGTACTACGAACTCGAAGACGAAGCGGACACGATATCCCTGCTCGAAGGCGAGTTCGTGCCGGGCCTCGTGCAGATCAAGGAGTACGCGCGGGCGCTCATAGCGTCGTACAGCCCGCATGTGCGGCCCGAGGACGTGGACCGCCTGCTCGACATTCGTATGACGCGGCAACAACGTGTTACGGCGGGTGATCCGCTCAAGCTGAGGATCTTGCTGGGCGAGGCCGCTCTCCATACCCAGGTCGGCGGCCCAAGGGTCCTTCGTGAGCAACTCGAGCACTTGCTCGACCTGACGTCCAACTACGAGACGATCGAGACCCGGGTACTCCCGTGGGTTGTGGGAGCACGGCCAGCCCTCGGCCGGAACTTCACGATCCTGGAGTTTCCGGACCCAGACGATCCGGCCGTGATCTTCGCTGAGAGCGTGTCATACTTCGTCCTGGAGGACGAGGACGACGAGGTCGCTGCCTTCCAGACTGCGTACAATCAGTTGTGGGAGCTGGCTTCCGACGGGACCAGCTCGGCGCGGTTGATCGAGCAGGTAGCTTCGGTCCTCACCTGA
- a CDS encoding helix-turn-helix domain-containing protein — MTVTEQRNEPAGGFHPHAGIMAKAIVYEIENLVPGYARRLDGPFGAALREGVERVIRYALATPGRVVVLPERGARMFRELGRAEFDAGNGLDRLQSAYRLGGTVAWRHLAEFGQARGVPAGRLSACADAVFGYVDQVSALSVRGYHAARTASAGRLARSRRLLLEQILATPPASPRALASAAAQARWTLPERVTMVAVEASGHPAQPDLPELGEGTLADLTDARPCLLLAAETDLTGIARALGGRRIAAGPSVPLRDAASSLHWARRTLELVCSGALPDATVTRCTDHLLSLWLRADRFLLTELRKLSLAPLDGLTGKRRAALGGTLLAWLESRGSAVELAERLQVHPQTVRYRLRQLEELFGRRLHDPDERLAMEIALRAERETTATKVTEVDE; from the coding sequence ATGACCGTCACCGAGCAGCGCAACGAACCGGCCGGCGGGTTCCACCCGCACGCCGGCATCATGGCCAAGGCGATCGTCTATGAGATCGAGAACCTGGTACCGGGGTACGCGCGGCGGCTGGACGGCCCGTTCGGCGCGGCCCTCCGGGAGGGCGTCGAACGGGTCATCCGGTACGCCCTTGCCACCCCGGGCCGCGTCGTGGTGCTGCCGGAGCGCGGTGCCAGGATGTTCCGCGAGCTGGGTAGGGCCGAGTTCGACGCGGGCAACGGCCTGGACCGGCTGCAGTCCGCGTACCGGCTCGGGGGCACGGTGGCCTGGCGGCACCTGGCCGAGTTCGGGCAGGCGCGGGGTGTGCCCGCGGGCCGCCTGAGTGCGTGTGCCGATGCGGTGTTCGGCTACGTGGACCAGGTGTCCGCACTGTCGGTACGGGGGTACCACGCGGCGCGGACCGCGTCGGCGGGGCGGCTGGCACGCAGCAGGCGTCTGCTGTTGGAGCAGATCCTCGCCACGCCACCCGCCTCGCCGCGGGCACTGGCCTCGGCCGCGGCGCAGGCGCGGTGGACCCTGCCGGAACGGGTCACGATGGTGGCCGTCGAGGCATCCGGCCACCCGGCGCAGCCGGACCTTCCCGAACTCGGCGAGGGGACGCTGGCCGACCTCACCGACGCCCGGCCCTGCCTGCTGCTGGCCGCTGAGACGGATCTGACCGGGATCGCGCGGGCACTGGGCGGCAGGCGGATCGCGGCCGGGCCGAGCGTGCCGCTGCGAGACGCCGCGAGCTCGCTGCACTGGGCACGGCGCACCCTGGAGCTGGTGTGTTCCGGGGCGCTGCCGGACGCCACGGTCACCCGGTGCACCGACCACCTGCTCAGCCTGTGGCTGCGCGCGGACCGGTTCCTGCTCACCGAGCTGCGCAAGCTCAGCCTCGCCCCGCTCGACGGGCTCACCGGCAAACGGCGGGCGGCGCTGGGCGGGACCCTGCTCGCCTGGCTGGAGTCGCGGGGCAGCGCGGTGGAGCTGGCCGAGCGGCTCCAGGTGCATCCGCAGACCGTCCGGTACCGGCTACGGCAGCTCGAGGAGCTGTTCGGGCGCCGCCTGCACGATCCGGACGAGCGGCTCGCGATGGAGATCGCACTCCGCGCCGAGCGGGAAACCACTGCCACCAAGGTCACGGAGGTTGACGAGTGA
- a CDS encoding sarcosine oxidase subunit gamma, whose amino-acid sequence MTADSALRSGTGYSPLAGWASSLGRLAPGVHALEQPMLTQLTLRLAGPGATATARATLGIDLPERPCTFTRGRLGEVEVEVLWMAPDEYLVLTPPGSATLAETLRTALDGAAAAVVDVSAQRTTLALSGPRVRDVLAHGCAIDLHPTAAPTGTCVQTLLARAGVVLLVRDAERAEFGLLVRSSFATYLAAWLVDASLEYREDQLSQ is encoded by the coding sequence GTGACGGCTGACAGCGCGCTCAGGAGCGGAACCGGATACAGCCCCCTCGCGGGCTGGGCGAGCAGCCTCGGCCGGCTCGCCCCGGGGGTGCACGCACTCGAGCAGCCCATGCTCACCCAGCTCACCCTGCGGCTGGCCGGCCCCGGCGCCACGGCCACGGCGCGCGCCACCCTCGGTATCGACCTGCCGGAGAGGCCGTGCACCTTCACCCGTGGCCGCCTCGGGGAGGTGGAGGTGGAGGTGCTCTGGATGGCACCCGACGAGTACCTGGTTCTCACCCCGCCGGGCAGCGCCACGCTGGCGGAGACACTGCGCACCGCACTGGACGGCGCGGCGGCCGCGGTGGTCGACGTGTCGGCGCAACGCACCACCCTCGCCCTATCCGGCCCGCGGGTGCGCGACGTGCTGGCCCACGGGTGCGCGATCGACCTGCATCCCACGGCGGCGCCCACCGGGACCTGCGTGCAGACCCTGCTCGCCAGGGCGGGCGTCGTGCTGCTGGTGCGCGACGCCGAGCGGGCCGAGTTCGGCCTGCTGGTCCGTTCCTCCTTCGCCACCTACCTCGCGGCCTGGCTGGTCGACGCGAGCCTGGAGTACCGGGAGGATCAGCTCTCCCAGTAG
- a CDS encoding sarcosine oxidase subunit beta family protein — MAPTSDAVAPGSRLPEHPDFLWNNPEPARGYDVLVVGGGGHGLATAYHLARTQGVSNVAVLEKGWLAGGNMARNTTIIRSNYLWDESARIYEHALTLWENLENELDYPVLFDQRGVLNLAHSLQDVRDSVRRVNANRLNGIDAEWLEPAEVKDVCPILNVSPDIRYPVLGASYQPRAGIAKHDHVAWGYARAAAGLGVDLIQNCEVTGIRTSGGRVTGVRTTRGDIAAGKVALCAAGHSSVLAGMVGLRLPVASHPLQAMVSELLEPVHPTVVMSNAVHVYVSQAHKGELVLGAGIDSYNGYGQRGSFHVIERQLTAALELFPIFARAHLLRTWAGIVDVSPDASPIIGRTPIAGLYLNCGWGTGGFKVTPGLGDCFAHTVARDEPHPFVEPFGLERFTTGALVDEHGAAAVAH; from the coding sequence GTGGCACCCACCTCAGACGCAGTCGCCCCCGGTTCGCGACTGCCGGAACACCCCGACTTCCTCTGGAACAACCCCGAACCCGCGCGCGGCTACGACGTCCTCGTCGTGGGTGGCGGCGGGCACGGCCTCGCCACCGCCTACCACCTCGCCCGCACGCAGGGCGTCAGCAACGTGGCCGTGCTGGAGAAGGGCTGGCTGGCCGGCGGGAACATGGCCCGCAACACCACGATCATCCGGTCCAACTACCTGTGGGACGAAAGCGCCCGGATCTACGAGCACGCGCTGACACTCTGGGAGAACCTGGAGAACGAGCTGGACTATCCCGTCCTGTTCGACCAGCGTGGCGTGCTGAACCTGGCACACAGCCTGCAGGACGTGCGGGACAGCGTGCGGCGGGTGAACGCCAACCGGCTGAACGGGATCGACGCGGAATGGCTGGAACCCGCCGAGGTCAAGGACGTCTGCCCGATCCTGAACGTCTCCCCCGACATCCGGTACCCGGTACTCGGCGCCAGTTACCAGCCACGGGCGGGCATCGCCAAGCACGACCACGTCGCCTGGGGCTACGCCCGTGCCGCGGCGGGCCTCGGCGTGGACCTCATCCAGAACTGCGAGGTCACCGGCATCCGAACCAGCGGTGGCCGGGTGACCGGGGTCCGCACCACCCGGGGGGACATCGCCGCGGGCAAGGTCGCGCTCTGCGCGGCGGGCCACTCCTCCGTGCTGGCCGGCATGGTCGGGCTACGGCTTCCGGTCGCCTCGCACCCGCTGCAGGCGATGGTCTCCGAACTACTCGAGCCGGTGCACCCGACGGTGGTCATGTCCAATGCGGTGCACGTCTACGTATCCCAGGCACACAAGGGCGAACTCGTGCTCGGTGCCGGGATCGACAGCTACAACGGGTACGGGCAGCGTGGGTCCTTCCACGTGATCGAGCGCCAGCTGACGGCCGCGCTCGAACTGTTCCCGATCTTCGCGCGGGCGCATCTGCTGCGCACCTGGGCGGGCATCGTGGACGTCAGCCCGGACGCCTCGCCGATCATCGGGCGCACCCCGATCGCGGGGCTGTACCTCAACTGCGGGTGGGGCACCGGGGGCTTCAAGGTCACCCCCGGCCTCGGCGACTGCTTCGCGCACACCGTCGCGCGGGACGAGCCTCACCCGTTCGTCGAGCCGTTCGGCCTCGAGCGGTTCACCACCGGCGCCCTCGTCGACGAGCACGGCGCCGCTGCCGTAGCCCACTGA
- a CDS encoding FAD-dependent oxidoreductase — protein MSEPFRLPAGGLIDRRRTVHFTFNGRPFTGRPGDTLASALLANGVHQVATGVRYGRPRGIMSAGAEEPTALVQVEYPCAEPMLTATTVELTEGLVARGLPGRGHLPDAPDPARYDAKHLHCTVLVIGAGPAGLAAALTAARSGARVVLLDEQSRVGGSLLGSGEYCEHGPATGWAQELLAELRELPEVQVLHRTTAFGAYDDGFVLALERRTDHLGAAAPASVARHRVWRIRAQQIVLATGAHERPVVFAGNDRPGIMLAGAARTYLHRYGVLPGRRVVVFTTNDSAYPAAVELAEAGVDVPLLADTREVPPAGLAAECAARGIEVRAGHAVTGTEGGGRLTDVRIAPLPGTSTAAADTVPCDTLLVSGGWNPVAHLFSQRGGGLRYAPELGAYLPADPPRGMAVAGAATGEFDLTACARQGREAGRAAAIAAGFAPAANPALPVSDARPAQRVPDVRWLVPGGEAEQRDTRFVDPQRDVTVSDILRATGAGMRSLEHVKRYTTLGTAHDQGKTSGMVAAGILAEALGTDLASQRPTTFRPPYAPVPFAALAGRDRGELYDPVRVTAVHPWHVAHGAEFEDVGQWKRPRYYPRAGEDMHAAVLRECRAARTGIALMDASTLGKIDVRGPDSAAFLDLLYTNMMSTLKVGRIRYGVMCGVDGMVLDDGTVTRLAEDHFLTTTTTGNAATVLDWMEEWLQTEWPHLRVFLTSVTDHWVTVPLVGPRSREVLAAVADGLDTGPEFGFMTWRDASVAGIPARICRISFSGELAYEINVNAWHGLALWEALLAAGEPHGITPYGTETMHVLRAEKGYPIIGQDTDGTVTPQDLGMSWAVSKKKPDFVGKRSFARQENLRPDRKQLVGLLPVRPETVLPEGAQIIETAHPPAPPVTMLGHVTSSYDSAALGRGFALALLRAGRERIGQTLYVPVGDQVVPVTVAESVLFDKEGARRDG, from the coding sequence GTGAGCGAGCCGTTCCGCCTGCCCGCCGGTGGCCTGATCGACCGGCGTCGCACAGTGCACTTCACCTTCAACGGCCGCCCGTTCACCGGCCGCCCCGGCGACACCCTGGCCTCGGCGCTGCTGGCGAACGGCGTGCACCAGGTCGCGACCGGGGTCCGGTACGGCCGCCCGCGCGGGATCATGTCCGCGGGAGCGGAGGAACCCACCGCGCTGGTCCAGGTCGAGTACCCCTGTGCCGAGCCGATGCTGACCGCGACCACCGTGGAACTGACCGAAGGACTCGTCGCCCGCGGCCTGCCCGGCCGGGGCCATCTTCCGGACGCCCCGGACCCGGCGCGCTACGACGCCAAGCACCTGCACTGCACCGTCCTGGTGATCGGTGCCGGACCCGCCGGCCTGGCCGCCGCGCTGACCGCCGCCCGCAGCGGCGCCCGGGTCGTGCTGCTGGACGAGCAGAGCCGGGTGGGCGGGTCCCTGCTCGGCTCGGGCGAGTACTGCGAGCACGGACCGGCGACCGGATGGGCGCAGGAACTGCTCGCCGAGCTGCGCGAGCTGCCCGAGGTACAGGTGCTGCACCGGACGACCGCCTTCGGCGCCTACGACGACGGGTTCGTGCTCGCGCTGGAACGCCGGACCGACCACCTCGGCGCCGCCGCACCGGCCTCGGTGGCGCGGCACCGGGTCTGGCGGATCCGGGCGCAGCAAATCGTGCTGGCCACCGGCGCGCATGAGCGTCCGGTGGTGTTCGCGGGCAACGACCGGCCGGGGATCATGCTGGCCGGTGCCGCCCGGACCTACCTGCATCGCTACGGGGTGCTTCCCGGCAGGCGGGTCGTGGTGTTCACCACCAACGACAGTGCCTACCCCGCTGCCGTCGAGCTGGCCGAGGCCGGGGTGGACGTCCCGCTGCTCGCCGATACCCGCGAGGTTCCCCCAGCCGGGCTGGCCGCGGAATGTGCCGCGCGGGGGATCGAGGTACGGGCCGGACACGCGGTGACCGGCACCGAGGGCGGCGGCAGGCTCACCGATGTCCGCATCGCCCCGCTCCCCGGCACGAGCACCGCGGCTGCGGACACCGTCCCCTGCGACACCCTGCTGGTCTCCGGCGGCTGGAACCCGGTCGCGCACCTGTTCAGCCAGCGGGGCGGCGGGCTGCGGTACGCCCCCGAACTCGGGGCATACCTGCCGGCCGATCCGCCGCGGGGCATGGCGGTGGCGGGCGCGGCCACCGGCGAGTTCGATCTGACCGCCTGCGCAAGGCAGGGCCGGGAGGCCGGGCGCGCCGCCGCGATCGCGGCGGGGTTCGCCCCGGCGGCCAACCCCGCGCTCCCGGTCTCCGACGCGCGACCCGCGCAGCGGGTGCCCGACGTCAGGTGGCTGGTACCAGGCGGGGAAGCCGAGCAGCGGGACACCCGGTTCGTCGATCCGCAGCGGGACGTCACGGTGTCCGACATCCTGCGGGCCACCGGCGCCGGGATGCGCTCGCTGGAACACGTCAAGCGGTACACCACCCTCGGCACCGCGCACGACCAGGGCAAGACCTCCGGCATGGTGGCGGCGGGCATCCTCGCCGAGGCGCTGGGCACCGACCTGGCTTCGCAGCGGCCGACCACCTTCCGCCCGCCCTACGCGCCGGTGCCGTTCGCGGCGCTGGCCGGCCGGGACCGCGGTGAGCTGTACGACCCGGTCCGGGTCACCGCCGTACATCCCTGGCATGTGGCGCACGGAGCCGAGTTCGAGGATGTCGGGCAGTGGAAGCGGCCACGCTACTACCCGAGGGCGGGCGAGGACATGCACGCGGCCGTGCTGCGCGAGTGCCGCGCCGCACGCACCGGGATCGCGCTGATGGACGCCTCGACCCTCGGCAAGATCGACGTGCGTGGCCCGGACTCCGCCGCCTTCCTCGACCTGCTCTACACCAACATGATGAGCACGCTCAAGGTCGGCAGGATCCGTTACGGGGTCATGTGCGGGGTGGACGGCATGGTGCTGGACGACGGCACCGTGACCCGGCTCGCCGAGGACCACTTCCTCACCACCACCACGACCGGCAACGCGGCCACGGTCCTCGACTGGATGGAGGAATGGCTGCAGACCGAGTGGCCGCACCTGCGGGTGTTCCTCACCTCGGTCACCGACCACTGGGTCACCGTCCCGCTGGTGGGCCCCCGCTCCCGGGAGGTGCTGGCGGCGGTGGCCGACGGGCTGGACACCGGACCCGAGTTCGGCTTCATGACCTGGCGGGACGCCAGCGTGGCCGGGATACCCGCGCGGATCTGCCGGATCAGCTTCTCCGGCGAGCTCGCCTACGAGATCAACGTCAACGCATGGCACGGGCTCGCCCTGTGGGAAGCGCTGCTGGCCGCGGGCGAGCCGCACGGCATCACCCCGTACGGCACGGAGACCATGCACGTCCTGCGCGCCGAGAAGGGCTACCCGATCATCGGGCAGGACACCGACGGCACGGTCACCCCGCAGGATCTCGGGATGTCCTGGGCGGTGTCGAAGAAGAAGCCGGACTTCGTCGGCAAGCGATCCTTCGCCCGGCAGGAGAACCTCCGCCCGGACCGCAAGCAGCTCGTCGGCCTGCTGCCGGTGCGACCCGAGACGGTGCTGCCGGAAGGCGCGCAGATCATCGAGACCGCGCACCCGCCCGCTCCCCCGGTGACCATGCTCGGCCACGTCACCTCCAGCTACGACAGCGCGGCGCTGGGCCGCGGCTTCGCGTTGGCGCTGCTGCGCGCCGGGCGCGAGCGGATCGGCCAGACCCTCTACGTCCCGGTCGGCGACCAGGTGGTCCCGGTGACCGTCGCCGAGTCCGTACTGTTCGACAAGGAAGGAGCTCGCCGTGACGGCTGA
- a CDS encoding sarcosine oxidase subunit delta, with product MQLIPCPWCGPREEVEFHYGGQAHLSYPTDPAALSDADWAEYVFYRDNPAGPFPERWQHSAGCRRWFNAVRDTRTYEFQAGHRAEDDRQVIP from the coding sequence ATGCAGCTCATCCCCTGCCCCTGGTGCGGGCCACGCGAGGAAGTCGAGTTCCACTACGGCGGGCAGGCGCATCTGTCCTACCCCACCGATCCGGCCGCCCTGTCCGATGCGGACTGGGCGGAGTACGTCTTCTACCGGGACAACCCGGCGGGTCCGTTTCCGGAACGCTGGCAGCACTCGGCGGGCTGCCGCCGCTGGTTCAACGCCGTACGGGACACCAGGACCTACGAGTTCCAGGCCGGGCACCGCGCCGAGGACGACCGGCAGGTGATCCCGTGA
- a CDS encoding lipase family protein, which produces MNRSRLLTALVLAVVLTAGAPVSAAPPQPAPPGDAFYQPPSPLPDGQPGEVIRWRPGTAGPAHETVDAWQVMYHSTDALGEPNVVTGTVLLGKDVDPATAPVVAMAPGTHGPAFRCAPSKMLSIGAFYEQPALEDLLGRGYAVAMTDYEGYHPEPDTTYVTGRAMGHAVIDVVRAAQRLPVAGLSAEAEVAFRGYSQGGGAAMWAGQMQPGYAPELNLVGVAAGGVPADLAQVSIQLDGGLGFGLLAYALQGLDAAYPRLRLDSYLNEAGRTEFARMRQEACTFELLVDYRGRKLSEFTTASPVIQPEWMARIRENVLGGTPIEVPVFDYHATGDDLVWFPQAERLRRSYCDQGVPVTWRAYDTDHITLVYTGNEAAHQFIADRFAGKPVTSNC; this is translated from the coding sequence GTGAACCGGTCCCGTCTGCTCACGGCCCTGGTGCTCGCGGTTGTGCTGACCGCGGGCGCCCCGGTTTCGGCCGCACCGCCGCAACCGGCGCCGCCGGGGGACGCCTTCTACCAGCCGCCATCCCCGCTGCCCGATGGGCAGCCGGGCGAGGTGATCCGCTGGCGCCCCGGCACGGCGGGACCCGCCCACGAGACCGTGGACGCCTGGCAGGTGATGTACCACTCCACCGACGCGCTGGGCGAGCCGAACGTGGTGACCGGCACGGTGCTGCTGGGCAAGGACGTCGATCCCGCCACCGCCCCGGTGGTGGCCATGGCCCCCGGAACGCACGGCCCCGCGTTCCGCTGCGCCCCGTCGAAGATGCTGTCCATCGGTGCCTTCTACGAGCAGCCCGCGCTGGAGGATCTGCTCGGCCGCGGCTATGCGGTGGCGATGACCGACTACGAGGGCTACCACCCCGAGCCGGACACCACCTATGTGACCGGCAGGGCCATGGGGCACGCCGTGATCGACGTGGTGCGGGCGGCGCAGCGGCTGCCCGTGGCGGGGCTGTCGGCGGAGGCGGAGGTGGCCTTCCGCGGCTACTCCCAGGGTGGCGGCGCGGCGATGTGGGCGGGCCAGATGCAGCCGGGGTACGCCCCGGAGCTGAACCTGGTCGGCGTCGCCGCGGGCGGGGTTCCCGCCGATCTGGCGCAGGTGTCGATCCAGCTCGACGGCGGCCTCGGGTTCGGCCTGCTCGCCTATGCGCTGCAGGGACTGGACGCCGCCTACCCGCGACTGCGGCTGGACTCCTACCTCAACGAGGCGGGCCGCACCGAGTTCGCGCGGATGCGGCAGGAGGCCTGCACCTTCGAGCTGCTGGTGGACTACCGGGGCAGGAAGCTGTCCGAGTTCACCACCGCCAGCCCGGTGATCCAGCCGGAGTGGATGGCCAGGATCAGGGAGAACGTCCTCGGCGGCACCCCGATCGAGGTCCCGGTGTTCGACTACCACGCGACCGGGGACGACCTGGTGTGGTTCCCGCAGGCGGAGCGGCTGCGCCGGTCCTACTGCGACCAGGGCGTCCCGGTGACCTGGCGGGCCTACGACACCGACCACATCACCCTGGTCTACACCGGCAACGAGGCCGCGCACCAGTTCATCGCCGACCGGTTCGCGGGCAAGCCGGTCACCTCGAACTGCTGA